A window of Raineyella sp. W15-4 contains these coding sequences:
- a CDS encoding glycosyltransferase family 39 protein: MPAPAGSLVGAAQDTHRPADPRATVQRSAVVRATVQRPVVERLRAALLAGRPGGLRLSGWVHLVVGLQLLLMTIYSSGYGYQRDELYFRMLPPAWGYVDQPPFTPFLVRTLSQLSDHTWSIRLAATLATCLATYVHVLITREFGGSRRAQVISAVAYAFALVPLALGHNLLTATVDLPLWGLTALFVCRAVLRDDTRWWIAAGAVIGLTTYNRWLIIAFVLVLLAGIVLTGPRHQLTDRNTWLGGGLALLLALPNLWWQAQHGWPQLTFGMALAGSNNADVRRGMWTLLPIIMGPFLLPFWGAGIVALFRRPAWRRARFLVVGLVIFLLMMVPVAGQAYYPVGLVSVLLAIGCVPVAEWATTVRQRRAVAGLLAANALTGIVFDLPVLPIEKSPTRYFNPLALDASFWPTYVDQVADAYRTYAPQRPGTTVVLAGDYGEAGAIDRFGPEAGLPPVYSGHNSLGWLAPPPDSATAVVAVGIPLSTLSSHFLSCMQVGRLDNGYAIKMYQQGQPIVVCDGRRDPWTKIWPDLTHWG, encoded by the coding sequence ATGCCGGCTCCCGCCGGCTCCTTGGTCGGCGCCGCGCAGGACACCCACCGCCCTGCCGATCCCCGGGCCACCGTCCAGCGGTCCGCCGTCGTCCGGGCCACCGTCCAGCGGCCGGTGGTCGAGCGACTGCGCGCCGCACTCCTCGCCGGCCGCCCGGGTGGGCTCCGGCTGTCCGGTTGGGTACATCTCGTCGTCGGGCTGCAGCTCCTGCTGATGACGATCTACAGCAGCGGGTACGGCTACCAGCGCGACGAACTGTACTTCCGGATGCTGCCGCCGGCCTGGGGCTACGTGGACCAACCGCCGTTCACGCCGTTCCTGGTCCGGACGCTCTCCCAGCTCAGCGACCACACCTGGTCGATCCGCCTCGCCGCGACGCTGGCGACGTGTCTGGCGACGTACGTCCATGTGCTCATCACCCGGGAGTTCGGCGGCTCCCGGCGGGCCCAGGTGATCTCGGCCGTGGCGTACGCCTTCGCCCTGGTGCCGTTGGCCCTGGGCCACAACCTGCTCACCGCCACCGTCGACCTGCCGCTGTGGGGACTCACCGCGCTGTTCGTCTGCCGGGCGGTGCTCCGCGACGACACCCGCTGGTGGATCGCCGCCGGCGCGGTCATCGGACTCACCACGTACAACCGGTGGCTGATCATCGCCTTCGTGCTGGTGCTGCTGGCCGGCATCGTGCTGACCGGACCCCGCCACCAGCTGACCGACCGCAACACCTGGCTCGGCGGCGGGCTGGCGCTGCTGCTGGCGCTGCCGAACCTGTGGTGGCAGGCACAGCACGGCTGGCCCCAGCTGACCTTCGGGATGGCGCTGGCCGGGTCGAACAACGCCGATGTCCGCCGCGGCATGTGGACCCTGCTGCCGATCATCATGGGCCCCTTCCTGCTGCCGTTCTGGGGCGCCGGGATCGTCGCCCTGTTCCGCCGGCCGGCGTGGCGACGGGCCCGGTTCCTGGTCGTGGGGCTGGTGATCTTCCTGCTGATGATGGTTCCGGTGGCCGGGCAGGCCTACTATCCGGTGGGTCTCGTCTCGGTGCTGCTGGCGATCGGCTGCGTGCCGGTGGCCGAGTGGGCGACGACTGTGCGCCAGCGGCGTGCGGTGGCCGGGCTGCTGGCCGCCAACGCCCTCACCGGCATCGTCTTCGACCTGCCGGTGCTGCCGATCGAGAAGAGCCCCACCCGCTACTTCAACCCGCTGGCGCTGGATGCGAGCTTCTGGCCGACGTACGTGGATCAGGTCGCCGACGCCTACCGTACGTACGCCCCGCAGCGTCCGGGGACCACCGTGGTGCTGGCCGGCGACTACGGGGAGGCGGGCGCGATCGACCGGTTCGGGCCCGAGGCGGGCCTGCCCCCGGTCTACAGCGGCCACAATTCCCTGGGTTGGCTGGCGCCGCCGCCCGACAGCGCCACCGCGGTGGTCGCCGTCGGGATCCCGCTCAGCACCCTGTCGAGCCACTTCTTGTCGTGCATGCAGGTCGGTCGCCTCGACAACGGCTACGCGATCAAGATGTACCAGCAGGGTCAGCCGATCGTGGTGTGTGACGGGCGACGCGACCCATGGACGAAGATCTGGCCCGATCTGACCCACTGGGGCTGA
- the glgX gene encoding glycogen debranching protein GlgX, with protein MPESGGGVAHLRRLPRPCLLNSMGDSYAMPAMTELEVERLIKRLTDESPQLSPVVVDATVREIRAGLSGAVPDFVPLLVERQSRTALGISSSGALMGSLAGRVGVPRLGATVSADGVTFCVFSRDAASITLALFDDADDAVPSRSIRLHPRKNRIYHYWNVFVKGLRAGQLYGYYAEGPHRPEDGLFFDSSKLLIDPYASALAFPADYSRTAAMTEGDDTAAAAKCVVVDPDAYDWESDRPLRRDFDASFIYEMHVRGFTANPNSGVAPEIRGTYAGMIEKIPFLQELGVTTVEVLPVQQFDWQTAPAGRINYWGYQPMALFAPHAPYSSHRDRLGPVDEFRDLVKALHRAGIEVILDVVFNHTAEGGSDGPVMSWRGLDNLTYYMVDRSSGTSVDFTGTGNTINTNETVVRRMILDCLRHWVQDMHVDGFRFDLASVLSRGQDGAPLRDPPILWDIETDPVLAGTKIIAEAWDAAGLYEVTTFVGDRWAVWNGAYRDVVRRFVKGDAGMAGAFADCLMGSAGLFQQPDRDPLRSINFVTAHDGFTLNDLVSYNAKHNEANGESNRDGADQNESWNCGVEGPTDDPAVERLRGQQVRNFLVALFVSQGRPMMLMGDEVRRSQRGNNNAYCQDNEIGWYDWDLTTREADLLRFVRELLQYRKGSVLFADRNFWGEAGSSTVTWHGIELHQADFGSASHTIAVELTHPGSDEHLFIIFNAYWEPLDFALPVLSTGERWHRLIDTAKPSPDDFSDPSAPLDPGRERYRVAARSSVVLTAKPDTDWREVEGILDRLTVAFPDVPPDVIGATIHDVHAQLTGPVRDFIPILVEQRSRDHLRAAARGHLPE; from the coding sequence GTGCCGGAGTCGGGCGGGGGCGTAGCCCACCTGCGCAGGCTTCCCCGGCCGTGTCTCCTCAACTCGATGGGGGATTCATACGCGATGCCGGCCATGACGGAGCTTGAAGTCGAGCGGCTCATCAAGCGCTTGACCGATGAATCCCCCCAACTGTCGCCCGTGGTGGTCGACGCCACGGTCCGTGAGATCCGCGCCGGCCTGTCCGGCGCGGTCCCCGATTTTGTCCCCCTGCTGGTGGAACGTCAGAGCCGTACAGCCTTGGGCATCTCGTCCTCCGGCGCCTTGATGGGTTCACTGGCCGGCAGGGTCGGCGTTCCGCGTCTGGGCGCTACCGTGAGTGCCGATGGGGTCACCTTCTGCGTCTTCTCACGTGACGCCGCGTCCATCACGTTGGCGTTGTTCGACGACGCCGACGACGCGGTGCCGTCGCGGTCGATACGGCTCCATCCCCGGAAGAACCGCATTTATCACTACTGGAACGTGTTTGTCAAAGGACTACGCGCCGGACAGTTGTACGGCTACTACGCCGAAGGGCCCCACCGGCCCGAGGATGGCCTGTTCTTCGACTCGTCGAAGCTGCTGATCGATCCGTACGCGTCGGCGCTGGCGTTCCCCGCCGACTACTCACGTACGGCGGCCATGACTGAGGGGGACGACACCGCGGCAGCGGCCAAGTGCGTAGTGGTGGATCCGGACGCGTACGACTGGGAGAGCGACCGTCCGCTGCGGCGCGACTTCGATGCCAGCTTCATCTATGAGATGCACGTACGAGGGTTCACCGCGAACCCGAACTCCGGCGTCGCGCCGGAGATCCGTGGCACCTATGCCGGGATGATCGAGAAGATCCCCTTCCTGCAGGAGCTGGGGGTGACGACGGTCGAGGTGCTGCCGGTCCAGCAGTTCGACTGGCAGACGGCGCCGGCGGGACGGATCAACTATTGGGGTTACCAGCCGATGGCGCTCTTCGCCCCGCATGCCCCCTACAGTTCGCACCGGGACCGGCTGGGTCCGGTCGACGAGTTCAGGGATCTGGTCAAGGCACTGCACCGGGCCGGGATCGAGGTGATCCTGGACGTGGTGTTCAACCACACTGCCGAGGGCGGTTCGGATGGACCGGTGATGTCGTGGCGGGGACTGGACAATCTGACGTACTACATGGTGGATCGGAGCTCGGGGACGTCGGTCGATTTCACCGGCACCGGGAACACGATCAACACCAACGAGACGGTCGTCCGGCGGATGATCCTGGACTGTCTGCGCCACTGGGTCCAGGACATGCACGTGGACGGCTTCCGCTTCGACCTGGCCTCGGTGCTGTCGCGCGGTCAGGACGGCGCTCCCTTGCGGGACCCGCCGATCCTGTGGGACATCGAGACCGACCCGGTGCTCGCGGGCACCAAGATCATCGCGGAGGCCTGGGACGCGGCGGGACTGTACGAGGTGACCACGTTCGTGGGTGACCGCTGGGCGGTGTGGAACGGCGCCTACCGGGATGTGGTGCGCCGGTTCGTCAAGGGGGATGCCGGGATGGCCGGCGCGTTCGCCGACTGCCTGATGGGCAGCGCCGGGTTGTTCCAGCAACCGGATCGCGATCCGCTGCGGAGCATCAACTTCGTCACGGCTCACGACGGGTTCACCCTCAACGACCTGGTCAGCTACAACGCCAAGCACAACGAGGCCAACGGCGAGAGCAACCGCGACGGTGCCGACCAGAACGAGTCATGGAACTGCGGTGTGGAGGGCCCTACTGATGATCCGGCGGTGGAGCGGCTGCGGGGTCAGCAGGTCAGGAACTTCCTGGTGGCGCTGTTCGTGTCCCAGGGCCGGCCGATGATGCTGATGGGCGACGAGGTGCGCCGCAGTCAGCGGGGCAACAACAACGCCTACTGCCAGGACAACGAGATCGGCTGGTACGACTGGGATCTCACCACCCGTGAGGCCGACCTGCTGCGCTTCGTCCGCGAGCTGCTGCAGTACCGGAAGGGATCGGTGCTGTTCGCCGACCGCAACTTCTGGGGTGAGGCCGGCAGTTCCACGGTGACCTGGCACGGTATCGAACTCCACCAGGCCGACTTCGGGAGCGCGTCCCACACGATAGCGGTGGAGCTGACCCATCCGGGCAGCGACGAGCACCTGTTCATCATCTTCAACGCGTACTGGGAGCCACTGGACTTCGCGCTGCCCGTCCTGTCGACCGGGGAGCGCTGGCACCGGCTGATCGACACCGCCAAGCCGTCTCCTGATGACTTCTCCGACCCCTCGGCGCCCCTGGACCCGGGCCGAGAGCGGTACCGGGTCGCGGCACGCTCCTCTGTCGTGCTGACCGCGAAGCCCGACACGGACTGGCGCGAAGTCGAGGGGATCCTGGACCGGCTGACGGTGGCCTTCCCCGACGTGCCGCCCGACGTGATCGGGGCAACGATCCACGACGTGCACGCTCAACTGACCGGCCCGGTCCGGGACTTCATCCCGATCCTTGTGGAACAGCGCAGCCGCGACCACCTGCGCGCGGCAGCCCGTGGGCATCTCCCCGAGTGA
- a CDS encoding DUF5703 family protein — MPIKPRQRPESDYDVRRFSVGREMSRNALRQLLTEEAERGGWELHRLRRYRDGSREVWVRRRIIRVRPTWEFFPE, encoded by the coding sequence GTGCCGATCAAGCCCCGCCAGCGTCCCGAGAGCGACTACGACGTACGTCGCTTCTCGGTGGGCCGCGAGATGTCCCGCAACGCCCTGCGGCAGCTCCTCACCGAGGAAGCCGAACGCGGCGGTTGGGAGCTCCACCGGCTGCGGCGCTATCGCGACGGCAGCCGCGAGGTGTGGGTGCGGCGCCGGATCATCCGGGTCCGCCCCACCTGGGAGTTCTTCCCCGAGTAA
- a CDS encoding aldo/keto reductase, translating to MEQRRVGSSGLQVSRLGLGTLTWGRDTAPQVAYDLMATFVDAGGTLIDTAAAYGAGDAEEILGALMAREFDREDLVIATKAGFGVRDGERVVDTSARTMLADLDASMERLGTDWIDLWQVHAWGPAPIEETLAAMDHAVASGRVRYIGLSNFVGWQTAQAASWQRAITTRTPIAATQVEYSLMTRRAEVEILPAVRAMGLGFLAWSPLGRGVLTGKYRRGIPKDSRAAAEHFAWFVDPYLQPRSRAIVDAVARAADGLGMAPLEVALLWVRDAPGVTASLLGARTPEQLEECLAVEEMSLPAEIAAALDDVSGGPMASRDGAGRLSEPPTGG from the coding sequence ATGGAACAGCGACGCGTCGGCTCCTCGGGACTGCAGGTCTCCCGGCTCGGCCTCGGCACGCTCACCTGGGGCCGCGACACCGCCCCGCAGGTGGCGTACGACCTGATGGCGACCTTCGTCGATGCGGGCGGCACGCTGATCGACACCGCCGCAGCATACGGCGCCGGCGACGCCGAGGAGATCCTCGGGGCGCTGATGGCCCGGGAGTTCGACCGGGAGGACCTCGTCATCGCCACCAAGGCAGGCTTCGGGGTGCGGGACGGGGAGCGGGTGGTGGACACCTCGGCGCGCACCATGCTGGCCGATCTGGACGCCTCGATGGAGCGACTCGGCACCGACTGGATCGACCTGTGGCAGGTGCATGCCTGGGGCCCGGCACCGATCGAGGAGACCCTCGCGGCGATGGACCACGCGGTGGCCTCGGGACGGGTGCGCTACATCGGCCTGTCGAACTTCGTCGGCTGGCAGACCGCCCAGGCCGCGTCGTGGCAGCGGGCGATCACCACCCGGACCCCGATCGCCGCGACCCAGGTGGAGTACTCGCTGATGACCCGGCGCGCCGAGGTGGAGATCCTGCCGGCCGTGCGGGCCATGGGACTGGGCTTCCTGGCCTGGTCACCGCTGGGCCGGGGGGTCCTCACCGGCAAGTACCGCCGCGGCATCCCGAAGGACTCGCGAGCGGCGGCCGAGCATTTCGCCTGGTTCGTCGACCCCTATCTGCAACCGCGATCGCGGGCGATCGTCGACGCGGTGGCCCGGGCGGCCGACGGGCTGGGAATGGCGCCGCTGGAGGTGGCGCTGCTGTGGGTCCGTGATGCGCCGGGGGTGACTGCGTCACTGCTCGGGGCGCGGACGCCCGAGCAGCTCGAGGAGTGCCTGGCGGTCGAGGAGATGTCCCTGCCTGCGGAGATCGCCGCCGCCCTGGACGACGTCTCCGGTGGACCGATGGCCTCCCGCGACGGGGCGGGCCGGCTGTCCGAGCCGCCGACGGGCGGCTGA